From the genome of Dickeya aquatica, one region includes:
- a CDS encoding tyrosine-type recombinase/integrase, which produces MALTDVKIKKSKHTDKNVKLTDGFGMYLLLHPNGSKYWRMQFRFAGKQKTYALGVYPTISLAEARTRRDEARKLLANGIDPSAKKQEDKLENSGAFSFETLARQWHNTNKKWSADYGAKILRTFETYIFPVIGHRHVAELKTRDLLVPIKAVEDKGYNEVAMRLKQRTTAIMRYAVQQGIIDYNPAQEMSGAVNMGKRKHRPALPFERYHEFLDHIDNYKGRLLTRLAVKLTLLIFIRSSELRFARWSEIDFKKSLWTIPEEREAIKGVKNSHRGAKMKTLHFVPLSKQAIAILKEIQEISGDHDFIFIGDHYADKPMSENTINKALRTMGYDTQKEVCGHGFRTMACSSLIESGLWSKDAVERQMGHQERNNVRAAYIHQAEHLDERRLMLQWWADFLDANRNGMVRPFEFAQKG; this is translated from the coding sequence GCACACCGATAAGAACGTTAAGCTCACAGACGGTTTCGGTATGTACCTACTTCTGCACCCTAACGGCTCAAAATACTGGCGTATGCAATTTCGTTTTGCAGGTAAACAGAAAACCTATGCGTTAGGCGTCTATCCCACCATTTCTTTAGCAGAAGCCAGAACTCGTCGAGATGAAGCCCGTAAGTTGCTCGCCAATGGTATTGACCCATCAGCGAAGAAGCAGGAAGACAAGCTGGAAAACAGTGGTGCATTTTCTTTTGAAACGCTTGCCCGTCAATGGCACAACACCAATAAAAAATGGTCAGCAGACTATGGCGCGAAAATTCTCCGTACCTTTGAAACCTATATCTTCCCGGTGATAGGTCATCGTCATGTTGCAGAACTCAAAACGCGCGACTTACTGGTGCCGATAAAAGCAGTTGAGGACAAGGGTTACAACGAAGTCGCCATGCGCCTGAAACAACGCACGACCGCTATCATGCGTTACGCTGTTCAACAGGGCATTATTGATTACAATCCAGCACAAGAGATGTCAGGTGCCGTTAACATGGGTAAGCGCAAACATCGCCCCGCCTTGCCATTTGAACGCTACCATGAGTTTTTAGACCACATTGATAACTATAAAGGCAGACTGCTCACTAGGCTTGCAGTTAAGCTCACTTTATTGATTTTTATCCGATCCAGTGAGTTACGTTTTGCCCGCTGGTCAGAAATTGATTTTAAAAAATCGTTATGGACGATACCGGAAGAACGTGAAGCGATTAAAGGGGTGAAGAACTCACACCGTGGTGCCAAAATGAAAACCCTGCATTTTGTCCCACTCAGCAAACAAGCCATTGCTATTCTGAAAGAGATACAGGAAATCAGTGGCGATCATGATTTCATTTTCATTGGTGATCATTACGCCGATAAGCCAATGAGTGAAAATACGATCAACAAGGCACTTCGTACAATGGGCTACGATACACAGAAGGAAGTCTGCGGTCATGGCTTCCGTACAATGGCATGCAGCTCTTTGATCGAGTCGGGTTTATGGTCCAAAGATGCCGTTGAACGGCAAATGGGTCACCAGGAGCGTAATAATGTACGCGCAGCCTATATTCATCAGGCAGAACATTTGGACGAACGCCGCCTAATGTTGCAGTGGTGGGCTGATTTTCTGGACGCTAACCGCAACGGTATGGTCAGGCCGTTTGAGTTTGCGCAGAAGGGATAA